From the Malus domestica chromosome 17, GDT2T_hap1 genome, one window contains:
- the LOC103418089 gene encoding putative F-box protein At3g52320 (The RefSeq protein has 10 substitutions compared to this genomic sequence): MSHVRESETPEDKVVEILSRLSPKSLMRFKCVHKSWCTIINSPSFVAKHLSNTVDNKFSSCTRILFNRCQVHVFPDRSWKRDVFWSMINLSFDSDEHNLHYDVEDRNIPFPIEVQDNVQLYGYCNGIVCVIVGENVLLCNPATREFKQLPDSSLLLPLPTGKFGLETLFKGLGFGYDCKTKEYKVVRIIENCDCEYSDGKESYIERILLPYTAEVYTTAANSWKEIKIDTSSDTDPYCIPYSRSMYLKGFCYWFANDNGEYIFSFDLGDEMFHRIELPFRRESDFKFCGLFLYNESVASYCSCYEEDCKLVEIWVMDDYDGVKSSWTKLLTVGPFKDIESPLKFWKCDEVLILSSYGKATSYNSSTGNLKYFHIPPIINWMIDYVETIVSVK; this comes from the coding sequence ATGTCCCAGGTGCATGAAAGTGAAACTCCTGAAGATAAGGTGGTCGAAATCTTGTCAAGGTTGTCGCCCAAGTCCCTGATGAGATTCAAATGCGTACACAAATCATGGTGCACTATCATCAATAGTCCAAGTTTTGTGGCCAAACACCTCAGCAATACCGTGGACAACAAATTCTCATCCTTCACTTGCATCCTTTTCAACCGATGTCAGGTTCATGTCTTCCCGGACAGGAGTTGGAAAAGAGATGTTTTCTGGTCTATGATTAATCTTTCCATTGATAGTGATGAGCACAACCTTCATTATGATGTCGAGGACCGAAATATACCCTTTCCTATAGAAGTTCAAGACAATGTACAGCTTTACGGTTATTGCAACGGGATTGTCTGTGTAATAGTAGGGGAAAATGTTCTTCTATGCAATCCTGCAACAAGAGAATTCAAGCAACTTCCCGATTCATCCCTTCTTCTACCCCTTCCCACGGGAAAATTCGGATTGGAAACGCTCTTTAAAGGATTGGGATTTGGCTACGATTGCAAAACTAAAGAATATAAGGTTGTGCGAATTATAGAAAATTGTGATTGTGAGTATTCAGATGGTAAAGAATCATATATTGAGCGTATTCTTCTTCCTTACACGGCTGAGGTATACACCACGGTTGCTAACTCTTGGAAAGAGATCAAGATTGATACATCAAGTGATACTGATCCGTATTGCATTCCTTATTCTTGTTCAATGTACTTGAAGGGATTTTGTTATTGGTTTGCAAACGATAACGGGGAATACatattttcatttgatttaggTGATGAGATATTTCATAGAATAGAATTGCCTTTTCGGAGAGAATCCGATTTTAAGTTTTGTGGTCTTTTTCTGTATAATGAATCCGTCGCTTCTTATTGCTCTTGTTACGAAGAGGATTGTAAATTGGTTGAAACATGGGTAATGGATGATTATGATGGAGTGAAGAGTTCATGGACAAAACTTCTAACCGTTGGACCCTTTAAAGACATTGAGTCTCCTTTGAAATTTTGGAAATGTGACGAGGTTCTTATCCTTTCCTCGTATGGAAAAGCCACCTCTTATAATTCTAGTACCGGAAATCTCAAGTATTTTCATATTCCTCCTATTATCAATTGGATGATAGATTATGTGGAAACTATTGTTCCTGTCAAGTGA
- the LOC103405763 gene encoding uncharacterized protein — MSAINITNVTVLDNTALDNPALFLAPFQFEISYDCNTAFKDDLEWKLIYVGSAEDETYDHANTFTRKSGQPLHQITAEDNVSKACSWNWSIFPTEFLLPNEVLTRHPPWAGHIPDDVP; from the exons ATGAGCGCCATTAACATCACGAACGTGACGGTGCTCGACAATACGGCTCTGGACAATCCGGCTCTGTTTCTGGCACCCTTCCAGTTCGAAATTTCTTACGATTGCAACACTGCTTTCAAAGACG ATTTGGAATGGAAGCTCATTTACGTGGGATCTGCTGAGGATGAGACTTATGACCACGCAAATACGTTTACAAGAAAATCTGGccaacctcttcaccaaatcactgccGAAGACAACGTGTcaaaagcttgttcatggaattg gagcatttttcccactgagtttttactacctaacgaggttttaacgaggcatccaccttgggctggtcatatccctgatgacgttcCGTAG